One stretch of Thalassovita sp. DNA includes these proteins:
- the hflX gene encoding GTPase HflX — protein sequence METHERIATRAWVLHPDLKTDKNRREADYALEEAVSLAAALPDLEVVGSTKVPLPRAHAGYLFGSGKIEELKQLLKANEVELVLIDGPVTPVQQRNLEKAWKVKLLDRTGLILEIFSDRARTREGVLQVEMAALSYQRTRLVRAWTHLERQRGGLGFVGGPGETQIEADRRAIDEQLVRLRRQLDKVVKTRELHRAARAKVPFPVVALVGYTNAGKSTLFNHLTGADVMAKDMLFATLDPTMRRVDLPDNGPEVILSDTVGFISDLPTELVASFRATLEEVLSANLILHVRDIAHPETEGQAENVLSIMESLGVGEDTPVLEVWNKIDLLDEDTREVMNERADREEDIFAISAITGEGQGKLLDAVKAKLASETHESQLSLSFAEGRKRAWLFQEDLVQQEEQTETGFDLTVRWTARQEKRFRDL from the coding sequence TTGGAAACACATGAACGGATCGCGACCCGCGCCTGGGTTCTGCATCCTGATCTGAAAACCGACAAGAACCGTCGTGAAGCAGACTATGCCTTGGAAGAGGCGGTCTCGCTTGCGGCGGCTTTGCCCGATTTGGAGGTGGTTGGATCCACCAAAGTGCCGCTGCCCCGCGCGCACGCGGGCTACCTGTTTGGCTCGGGAAAGATCGAGGAACTGAAACAGCTCCTGAAAGCGAATGAGGTCGAATTGGTGCTGATCGACGGGCCAGTGACGCCCGTGCAGCAACGTAACCTTGAAAAGGCCTGGAAGGTCAAACTGCTGGACCGCACCGGTCTGATCCTTGAGATCTTCTCGGACCGGGCCCGCACCCGCGAAGGTGTGTTGCAGGTGGAAATGGCGGCGCTGAGCTATCAGCGCACCCGACTGGTGCGCGCCTGGACCCACCTGGAACGCCAGCGGGGCGGATTGGGGTTTGTCGGCGGTCCCGGCGAAACCCAGATTGAGGCCGACCGCCGTGCGATCGACGAACAGCTGGTGCGCCTGCGCCGTCAGCTGGACAAGGTGGTGAAAACCCGCGAATTGCACCGCGCCGCCCGCGCCAAGGTGCCGTTTCCGGTGGTGGCGCTGGTGGGCTACACCAACGCTGGCAAATCCACCTTGTTCAACCATCTGACCGGCGCCGATGTGATGGCCAAAGACATGCTCTTTGCCACGCTGGATCCGACCATGCGGCGGGTTGATCTGCCCGACAACGGGCCTGAGGTGATCCTGAGTGATACGGTGGGCTTCATCTCGGACCTGCCGACGGAATTGGTCGCCTCCTTCCGTGCGACGCTGGAAGAGGTGCTGAGCGCCAACCTGATCCTGCATGTGCGTGACATTGCCCATCCCGAAACCGAGGGGCAGGCGGAAAACGTGCTGTCGATCATGGAGAGCCTGGGTGTGGGCGAAGACACCCCAGTTCTGGAGGTCTGGAACAAGATCGACCTCCTGGATGAGGACACCCGCGAGGTGATGAATGAACGCGCGGACCGCGAAGAGGATATCTTTGCGATCTCGGCGATCACCGGGGAAGGTCAGGGCAAGCTGCTGGATGCGGTGAAGGCCAAGCTGGCCTCGGAAACCCATGAAAGCCAGCTGAGCCTCAGCTTTGCCGAGGGCCGCAAACGCGCCTGGCTGTTTCAGGAGGATCTGGTGCAGCAGGAGGAACAGACCGAAACCGGTTTTGACCTCACCGTGCGCTGGACCGCCCGGCAGGAAAAACGCTTCCGCGATCTTTAA
- the hfq gene encoding RNA chaperone Hfq, translating to MASDKQNLQDAFLNHTRKTKIPVTIFLINGVKLQGVITWFDNFCVLLRRDGQSQLVYKHAISTIMPAQPINLYDGEES from the coding sequence ATGGCTTCCGACAAACAGAACCTGCAAGACGCCTTTCTGAACCACACCCGGAAAACGAAGATCCCGGTGACCATCTTTCTGATCAACGGCGTGAAGCTGCAGGGGGTCATCACCTGGTTTGACAATTTCTGTGTGCTCCTGCGCCGTGACGGCCAGTCGCAGCTTGTCTACAAACACGCAATCTCGACCATCATGCCGGCACAACCCATCAACCTTTACGATGGTGAAGAGTCCTAA